From one Pseudomonas fluorescens genomic stretch:
- a CDS encoding helix-turn-helix transcriptional regulator, whose product MSITQLADLTQPQRDRLAFVELRIRFIGEIRRQDLVSRFGIQSAAATRDLALYKEIAPGNIDYDAKAKAYGLGTTFRPVFDFPLGRVMSWLTQGFGDGEPMHISAWVISECPFCLTYPDLDVLECVTRAIHQECPLSIEYHSISSGRTEREVVPFALIDNGQRWHVRAFDRKSQEFRDFVITRIKNPVVLKGQPVAAHELSDQDIQWTRIVELELVPHPDRPRPEITEMDYSMDRGVLRMKLRAATAGYILRRWSVDCSPDHSLSGHEYRLWLKDPLALYGVANATLAPGYRAPTPHPIGGGAA is encoded by the coding sequence ATGTCAATAACACAACTTGCCGACTTGACCCAACCGCAACGCGACCGTCTCGCGTTTGTGGAGTTGCGCATACGCTTCATCGGGGAGATTCGCCGTCAGGACTTAGTGTCGCGGTTTGGCATCCAATCTGCCGCCGCCACACGGGACTTGGCTCTGTACAAAGAGATCGCTCCTGGCAACATCGACTACGACGCCAAAGCAAAGGCTTACGGTCTGGGCACGACTTTCCGGCCGGTCTTTGATTTCCCCCTAGGGCGAGTAATGTCGTGGCTGACTCAAGGTTTCGGCGACGGCGAGCCCATGCATATCAGCGCCTGGGTGATCAGCGAGTGCCCGTTTTGCCTCACCTACCCAGATCTGGATGTGCTGGAGTGCGTGACCCGGGCAATCCACCAGGAATGTCCACTTAGCATCGAGTACCACTCGATTTCCAGTGGGCGCACTGAGCGGGAGGTCGTCCCGTTTGCGCTCATCGACAACGGCCAGCGCTGGCACGTCCGCGCCTTTGACCGAAAGTCACAGGAGTTCCGGGATTTCGTCATCACCCGGATCAAGAACCCTGTCGTGCTCAAGGGGCAGCCAGTTGCAGCCCACGAGCTGAGCGATCAAGACATTCAGTGGACCCGAATCGTCGAACTGGAGCTGGTGCCACATCCAGACCGGCCCCGGCCGGAGATCACCGAGATGGACTACAGCATGGATCGTGGCGTGCTGCGCATGAAGCTGCGTGCCGCGACAGCCGGATACATTCTGCGTAGATGGAGTGTGGACTGCTCACCTGACCACAGCCTGAGCGGGCATGAGTACCGGCTCTGGCTAAAGGACCCTCTGGCGCTTTATGGCGTTGCAAATGCAACGCTTGCCCCAGGTTATCGAGCCCCGACACCCCACCCAATCGGCGGAGGAGCGGCATGA
- a CDS encoding HsdM family class I SAM-dependent methyltransferase, whose protein sequence is MAAEQTLDQRYQAIRTKYSDYIEHTPLNSDHDFVKTGLIWGEDQGNQTPSVLLIALEPGHWDYSREDKLDQLAYELLASVSGDWPVFAHLQDDKNTRCYSLFGVDGSDGTHSVDEVPSIELIRNYEKLEKDSTFRWSMRIYTRLMHRFDAFHEQVFQTVKDRVNDKNDIIEEVAKLLFLETFRVHHGDELSFTDHEGKAQRFREVFDHRYVAKHGAKAVEQIKAAFEAFKAHEDYVVVSDDGTRNAIFPSDSHLRLTQPENYRTLLEAMQDLGPVTDNQGRMIAGKEVGTLADVAGDLLGRVFDVFLRANFESKGGLGVYLTPNPVKQAMLEIAMHDIQQDNAAMERLTAGAFRFCDPTCGSFGFGSVALSHIENVVDHLGGMSDAQKKALQQTLRDTAFTGADAAPRMVMLARVNMALQGAPKAKIFYTDNSLTAKAFKPNSFDLICTNPPFGTPKFTSDKKGKESKERYEAQMEQVLGGFRPAKLETEYVAYYDYVKKTWQDLGNLDLDEDGSPKWPGYRTDLRNVSAGKKAVYNLFPSTSGLALGSKPDGKGNWKPVGATIDPAVLFIDRCLQLLRPGGRLLIVLPDGVLCNSGDRYVREYIMGKKDEITGQFVGGKAIVKAVLSLPADTFKLSGTGAKTSVLYLQKRHASPEHPEQFLPEPQGDVFMAVAETLGYVVKNNIEDYSAGVPNDLDKIVGAYKRGE, encoded by the coding sequence ATGGCAGCCGAACAAACACTGGATCAACGCTACCAAGCCATCCGCACCAAATACAGCGACTACATCGAGCACACCCCGCTGAATAGCGATCACGATTTCGTCAAAACCGGGCTGATCTGGGGAGAAGACCAAGGCAACCAGACTCCCTCAGTGTTGTTGATCGCCCTGGAACCGGGGCACTGGGACTATTCCCGCGAAGACAAGCTGGATCAACTGGCTTACGAACTGCTGGCCAGCGTCAGTGGTGACTGGCCAGTGTTTGCCCATCTGCAAGACGACAAAAACACCCGCTGCTACAGCCTGTTTGGTGTCGATGGCAGTGATGGCACCCACTCGGTGGACGAAGTGCCTTCCATCGAGCTAATTCGCAATTACGAAAAGCTGGAAAAAGACTCGACCTTCCGCTGGTCGATGCGCATCTACACTCGCCTGATGCACCGCTTTGACGCCTTCCATGAGCAGGTCTTCCAGACCGTCAAGGATCGCGTCAACGACAAGAACGACATCATCGAGGAAGTGGCCAAGCTGCTATTCCTTGAAACCTTCCGCGTTCATCATGGCGATGAACTCAGCTTTACCGACCACGAAGGTAAGGCCCAGCGCTTTCGCGAGGTGTTTGACCATCGCTACGTGGCCAAGCACGGTGCCAAGGCAGTCGAGCAAATCAAGGCAGCCTTTGAAGCCTTTAAAGCGCACGAAGACTACGTGGTGGTCAGCGATGACGGTACCCGCAACGCCATCTTCCCGAGCGACTCCCACCTGCGTCTGACGCAGCCGGAAAACTACCGCACCTTGCTGGAAGCCATGCAAGACCTTGGGCCGGTCACGGACAACCAAGGCCGCATGATCGCAGGCAAAGAAGTGGGCACCCTGGCCGATGTGGCGGGCGATCTGCTGGGCCGGGTGTTCGATGTGTTCCTGCGCGCTAACTTTGAATCCAAAGGCGGCCTGGGCGTGTACCTCACGCCCAATCCGGTCAAGCAGGCCATGCTGGAAATCGCCATGCACGATATCCAGCAAGACAACGCCGCTATGGAACGCCTCACTGCTGGTGCCTTCCGCTTTTGCGACCCCACCTGCGGTTCGTTTGGCTTTGGCTCGGTGGCGCTCAGCCACATCGAAAACGTGGTCGACCATCTGGGCGGCATGAGCGATGCTCAGAAAAAGGCGCTTCAGCAAACCCTGCGCGACACCGCCTTCACCGGTGCCGATGCGGCCCCACGCATGGTGATGCTGGCCCGCGTTAACATGGCTCTGCAAGGGGCACCCAAGGCCAAGATTTTCTACACCGACAACTCGCTCACCGCCAAGGCGTTCAAACCCAACAGCTTTGACCTGATCTGCACCAACCCGCCGTTTGGCACGCCCAAGTTCACCAGCGACAAGAAGGGCAAAGAATCCAAAGAGCGCTACGAAGCCCAGATGGAGCAAGTGTTGGGCGGCTTCCGCCCGGCCAAACTCGAAACCGAGTACGTTGCTTATTACGATTACGTCAAGAAAACCTGGCAAGACCTAGGCAATCTCGACCTAGATGAAGACGGCAGCCCCAAGTGGCCCGGCTACCGCACCGATTTGCGCAATGTCTCCGCTGGAAAAAAGGCGGTGTACAACCTGTTCCCCTCTACCAGTGGCCTGGCGCTGGGCAGCAAGCCAGACGGCAAAGGCAACTGGAAACCAGTTGGAGCCACTATCGATCCTGCCGTGCTGTTTATCGATCGCTGCCTGCAATTACTGCGCCCCGGTGGCCGCCTGCTGATCGTGTTGCCCGACGGTGTGCTGTGTAACTCCGGCGACCGCTATGTGCGTGAGTACATCATGGGCAAGAAGGATGAAATAACCGGCCAGTTTGTCGGTGGAAAGGCCATCGTCAAGGCGGTGCTCTCCCTCCCGGCGGACACCTTCAAGCTCTCCGGCACTGGAGCCAAGACCTCGGTGCTCTACCTGCAAAAGCGCCACGCCAGCCCTGAGCATCCCGAGCAGTTCCTGCCTGAGCCGCAAGGTGATGTGTTCATGGCGGTGGCAGAAACACTGGGCTATGTGGTGAAAAACAATATCGAGGACTACTCGGCCGGCGTGCCTAATGATCTCGATAAGATTGTTGGCGCTTATAAGCGGGGTGAGTGA
- a CDS encoding restriction endonuclease subunit S has product MYTVKIKPDILEHRLDCGFYNPVGLSATEKLHSSVEVKKIFELVDKKRKITNGVRGPEWAISVYKLIRLQDCNYWMVNSDDAASISKIQFEENRRCKLRVNDIVVAIGGYIGNAAVVVKQCEAVIGQHSAVLPEPEQVGVDSRFLVAYLNSKFAEAIFSRYVSGTVQAGINLEDLRDLPAPSPNSTVQKYIGDKVRQAERLRAWEKSLEIKLDSFTQRYQPEQKTPSSLASMVSPDLMTDMLTATTYRDHYIKNQKNLRAKAKTTSISHFLQSVTNGFDERDELAEGLPYVKVADVHAGYINVKNAPKIRISALDDASTKQKPKQGDLLLTRKGTFGVAAVVMESTDFLCSSEVFSCKPKKTEFMPILSWFLNSPAGNMQFWQFSTGTTMPGINQENLGNILIPDFSDVDLDGFNSLHELRHKAKKNSELLTESAKLLVEALIEGQLIETELVAAEQALQAGNDQLDRRILNRLKTDGIDGQRPALFADLDELYHLLTQAQGD; this is encoded by the coding sequence ATGTATACGGTGAAAATTAAGCCTGACATCCTCGAGCATCGACTTGATTGTGGTTTCTATAATCCTGTAGGGCTCAGTGCTACCGAAAAGCTGCACTCCAGTGTAGAGGTAAAAAAAATATTTGAGCTGGTAGATAAAAAAAGAAAAATAACCAACGGTGTTCGCGGTCCCGAGTGGGCGATTTCTGTATATAAGTTAATCCGCCTGCAAGATTGCAATTATTGGATGGTTAATTCTGATGATGCGGCCTCTATTTCAAAAATTCAGTTTGAAGAGAATCGACGCTGCAAGCTAAGAGTTAACGACATTGTTGTCGCGATAGGCGGGTATATTGGCAACGCCGCAGTGGTGGTAAAACAATGCGAGGCAGTTATAGGGCAGCACAGCGCGGTGCTGCCAGAGCCGGAGCAGGTCGGCGTAGACTCACGATTTTTGGTTGCATATCTCAACTCGAAATTTGCAGAAGCTATTTTTTCAAGATACGTGTCTGGCACGGTTCAAGCCGGCATAAATTTAGAAGATCTTCGCGACTTACCTGCTCCAAGCCCAAATAGCACTGTCCAAAAATATATTGGCGACAAAGTCCGCCAAGCTGAGCGGCTGCGGGCTTGGGAAAAGAGTCTAGAGATAAAACTGGATTCGTTCACGCAGCGTTATCAACCAGAGCAAAAAACACCTTCAAGTCTGGCATCGATGGTCTCACCTGACCTGATGACGGATATGCTCACCGCGACTACTTACCGCGATCATTACATCAAGAATCAGAAAAACCTACGTGCCAAAGCAAAAACTACATCCATCTCTCATTTTCTTCAAAGCGTTACAAATGGATTCGATGAGCGAGATGAATTGGCAGAGGGTCTGCCCTATGTGAAAGTGGCAGATGTCCATGCTGGGTACATCAATGTGAAGAATGCACCCAAAATCAGAATCTCGGCGCTGGATGATGCCAGCACAAAGCAGAAGCCAAAACAGGGAGACCTTTTGTTAACCAGAAAGGGGACTTTCGGGGTCGCTGCTGTGGTGATGGAGTCTACTGATTTTCTGTGCTCAAGCGAGGTTTTTTCGTGTAAACCGAAAAAAACAGAGTTCATGCCAATACTTTCTTGGTTTTTGAACTCCCCAGCAGGGAATATGCAGTTCTGGCAGTTCTCTACGGGCACTACCATGCCGGGAATTAACCAAGAAAATTTGGGCAATATACTAATTCCTGATTTTTCAGATGTTGACTTGGATGGCTTCAATTCACTTCACGAATTGCGGCACAAGGCAAAGAAAAATTCAGAGCTGCTGACAGAGTCAGCCAAGCTTCTCGTCGAAGCCTTAATCGAAGGCCAGCTCATTGAAACCGAGCTGGTAGCCGCCGAACAAGCCCTGCAAGCCGGTAACGACCAGCTTGATCGTCGCATACTGAATCGACTGAAAACCGATGGCATCGACGGCCAAAGGCCTGCACTGTTTGCTGATCTGGACGAGCTTTACCACTTGCTCACACAAGCCCAGGGGGATTGA